One Cicer arietinum cultivar CDC Frontier isolate Library 1 chromosome 8, Cicar.CDCFrontier_v2.0, whole genome shotgun sequence DNA segment encodes these proteins:
- the LOC101506246 gene encoding ABC transporter B family member 26, chloroplastic isoform X4, with protein sequence MGYFRCFLCSYYCSCFGDFDTAFFDGVYILGTGWGYCSFSSECSFVDSLVCYFWNLQVKIFGIRGCCFGIANMILVKRMRETLYSSLLLQDISFFDNETVGDLTSRLGADCQQVSRVIGNDLNLILRNVLQGGGSLIYLLILSWPLGLCTLVICSILAAVMLRYGWYQKKAARLIQEVTASANDVAQETFSLIRTVRVYGTEEQEHGRYKWWLGKLADISLRQSAAYGFWNFSFNSLYHSTQVIAVLFGGMSILAGHITAEKLTKFILYSEWLIYSTWWVGDNVSNLMQSVGASEKVFNLMDLSPSTQFIAKGVKLQSITGHIEFVNVSFHYPSRSTVSVVQHVNFVVHPSEVVAIVGLSGSGKSTLVNLLLRLYEPTSGQILIDGVPLKDLDVKWWRERVGFVGQEPKLFRMDISSNIRYGCTRDVTQEDIEWAAKQAYAHDFISALPNGYETLVDDDLLSGGQKQRIAIARAILRDPKILILDEATSALDAESEHNVKGVLRSVRSDSASRRSVIVIAHRLSTIQAADRIVVMDRGQIVENGSHRELLLKDGLYARLTRKQADAMA encoded by the exons ATGGGTTATTTTCGCTGCTTTCTCTGCTCTTATTATTGCAGCT GTTTCGGAGATTTCGATACCGCATTTTTTGACGGCGTCTATATTCTCGGCACAGGGTGGGGATATTGCAGTTTTTCATCGGAATGTTCGTTTGTTGATTCTCTTGTGTGTTACTTCTGGAATTTGCAGGTCAAAATCTT TGGGATACGAGGTTGCTGTTTTGGCATTGCAAACATGATTCTG GTTAAGCGAATGAGAGAAACATTATACTCTTCCCTTCTCCTTCAG GATATATCGTTTTTTGACAATGAAACAGTAGGTGATTTGACGAGTAGACTTGGGGCAGATTGTCAGCAAGTTTCAAGGGTTATTGGAAATGATCTTAACTTGATATTGCGCAATGTCCTTCAG GGGGGAGGTTCATTGATCTACTTGTTGATTTTGTCTTGGCCACTTGGTTTATGTACATTGGTGATATGCTCCATATTAGCAGCGGTTATGTTACGTTATGGATG GTACCAGAAGAAGGCAGCACGGCTGATCCAAGAAGTCACTGCTTCTGCTAATGAT GTAGCTCAAGAGACATTCTCTCTTATTAGAACTGTTCGAGTTTACGGAACAGAAGAACAAGAACATGGAAG GTACAAATGGTGGCTGGGAAAATTAGCTGACATAAGCTTGCGACAAAGCGCTGCATATGGATTTTGGAATTTTAGCTTCAACTCTCTTTATCATTCAACTCAG GTTATTGCTGTGCTATTTGGAGGAATGTCAATTCTTGCGGGTCATATTACAGCAGAGAAACTTACTAAGTTTATACTATACAGTGAATGGTTAATTTATTCAACCTGGTGGGTGGGAGACAATGTATCCAATTTGATGCAATCAGTTGGAGCTAGCGAAAAAGTGTTCAACTTAATGGATCTCTCACCTAGCACCCAATTCATAGCAAAAG GAGTAAAGTTGCAGAGTATAACGGGgcatattgagtttgtaaatgtATCTTTTCACTATCCGTCAAGGTCAACG GTATCTGTAGTGCAACATGTAAACTTTGTTGTTCATCCTAGTGAGGTGGTTGCCATT GTTGGTCTTAGTGGTAGCGGGAAAAGCACATTGGTGAATCTTTTGCTCCGACTCTATGAGCCTACAAGTGGTCAG ATTTTGATAGACGGTGTCCCTCTTAAAGACTTGGATGTCAAGTGGTGGAGAGAGAGAGTCGGATTTGTGGGACAG gAACCCAAGCTATTCCGGATGGATATTAGCTCAAACATCAGATATGGATGTACCCGAGACGTAACGCAGGAGGATATTGAGTGGGCTGCGAAGCAAGCCTATGCTCATGACTTTATCTCAGCACTTCCTAATGGCTATGAAACACTTGTGGATGATGATCTTTTAAGTGGGGGACAAAAGCAACGAATTGCTATTGCTAGGGCCATTCTTAGGGACCCGAAAATATTGATCCTTGATGAAGCCACTAGTGCACTGGATGCTGAAAGTGAACACAATGTGAAG GGTGTTCTCCGATCGGTTAGAAGTGATTCTGCATCAAGGAGAAGTGTCATAGTCATTGCACACAG GCTTTCTACCATACAAGCTGCTGACAGGATTGTGGTGATGGATAGGGGTCAAATTGTTGAG AATGGAAGTCACAGGGAACTGCTCTTGAAAGATGGTTTGTACGCTCGGTTGACTAGAAAACAGGCTGATGCCATGGCATGA
- the LOC101506246 gene encoding ABC transporter B family member 26, chloroplastic isoform X1 — protein MNMIPLLSVTHPYLLLPPPPLHRYSHHRYSHHRNHIKPLFSKPPFHFSINPIPFSSSKRILLSPPTNSSSIHNNPHASNQILHTIRKFIQFLPSIFPGGTWWNFSNDVDVHLLGQPVTVWNALAKMWELVARDRWVIFAAFSALIIAAVSEISIPHFLTASIFSAQGGDIAVFHRNVRLLILLCVTSGICSGIRGCCFGIANMILVKRMRETLYSSLLLQDISFFDNETVGDLTSRLGADCQQVSRVIGNDLNLILRNVLQGGGSLIYLLILSWPLGLCTLVICSILAAVMLRYGWYQKKAARLIQEVTASANDVAQETFSLIRTVRVYGTEEQEHGRYKWWLGKLADISLRQSAAYGFWNFSFNSLYHSTQVIAVLFGGMSILAGHITAEKLTKFILYSEWLIYSTWWVGDNVSNLMQSVGASEKVFNLMDLSPSTQFIAKGVKLQSITGHIEFVNVSFHYPSRSTVSVVQHVNFVVHPSEVVAIVGLSGSGKSTLVNLLLRLYEPTSGQILIDGVPLKDLDVKWWRERVGFVGQEPKLFRMDISSNIRYGCTRDVTQEDIEWAAKQAYAHDFISALPNGYETLVDDDLLSGGQKQRIAIARAILRDPKILILDEATSALDAESEHNVKGVLRSVRSDSASRRSVIVIAHRLSTIQAADRIVVMDRGQIVEVGNFLIYFECPKYSYQYSFLNLIIHDIFITFFFNSLTL, from the exons ATGAATATGATTCCTCTACTCTCCGTCACACACCCTTACTTACTACTCCCACCTCCCCCCCTTCACCGCTATTCACACCACCGCTATTCACACCACCGCAACCACATCAAACCTCTTTTCTCCAAACCCCCCTTCCATTTCTCCATAAATCCAATCCCATTCTCTTCTTCCAAACGCATTCTCTTATCCCCTCCAACAAATTCCtcctccatccacaacaatccaCATGCTTCCAATCAAATTCTCCACACAATACGAAAATTTATTCAATTTCTTCCTTCGATTTTCCCCGGTGGAACCTGGTGGAACTTCTCAAATGACGTTGACGTTCACTTACTTGGTCAACCGGTTACCGTTTGGAATGCTTTGGCTAAAATGTGGGAACTTGTTGCTCGTGATAGATGGGTTATTTTCGCTGCTTTCTCTGCTCTTATTATTGCAGCT GTTTCGGAGATTTCGATACCGCATTTTTTGACGGCGTCTATATTCTCGGCACAGGGTGGGGATATTGCAGTTTTTCATCGGAATGTTCGTTTGTTGATTCTCTTGTGTGTTACTTCTGGAATTTGCAG TGGGATACGAGGTTGCTGTTTTGGCATTGCAAACATGATTCTG GTTAAGCGAATGAGAGAAACATTATACTCTTCCCTTCTCCTTCAG GATATATCGTTTTTTGACAATGAAACAGTAGGTGATTTGACGAGTAGACTTGGGGCAGATTGTCAGCAAGTTTCAAGGGTTATTGGAAATGATCTTAACTTGATATTGCGCAATGTCCTTCAG GGGGGAGGTTCATTGATCTACTTGTTGATTTTGTCTTGGCCACTTGGTTTATGTACATTGGTGATATGCTCCATATTAGCAGCGGTTATGTTACGTTATGGATG GTACCAGAAGAAGGCAGCACGGCTGATCCAAGAAGTCACTGCTTCTGCTAATGAT GTAGCTCAAGAGACATTCTCTCTTATTAGAACTGTTCGAGTTTACGGAACAGAAGAACAAGAACATGGAAG GTACAAATGGTGGCTGGGAAAATTAGCTGACATAAGCTTGCGACAAAGCGCTGCATATGGATTTTGGAATTTTAGCTTCAACTCTCTTTATCATTCAACTCAG GTTATTGCTGTGCTATTTGGAGGAATGTCAATTCTTGCGGGTCATATTACAGCAGAGAAACTTACTAAGTTTATACTATACAGTGAATGGTTAATTTATTCAACCTGGTGGGTGGGAGACAATGTATCCAATTTGATGCAATCAGTTGGAGCTAGCGAAAAAGTGTTCAACTTAATGGATCTCTCACCTAGCACCCAATTCATAGCAAAAG GAGTAAAGTTGCAGAGTATAACGGGgcatattgagtttgtaaatgtATCTTTTCACTATCCGTCAAGGTCAACG GTATCTGTAGTGCAACATGTAAACTTTGTTGTTCATCCTAGTGAGGTGGTTGCCATT GTTGGTCTTAGTGGTAGCGGGAAAAGCACATTGGTGAATCTTTTGCTCCGACTCTATGAGCCTACAAGTGGTCAG ATTTTGATAGACGGTGTCCCTCTTAAAGACTTGGATGTCAAGTGGTGGAGAGAGAGAGTCGGATTTGTGGGACAG gAACCCAAGCTATTCCGGATGGATATTAGCTCAAACATCAGATATGGATGTACCCGAGACGTAACGCAGGAGGATATTGAGTGGGCTGCGAAGCAAGCCTATGCTCATGACTTTATCTCAGCACTTCCTAATGGCTATGAAACACTTGTGGATGATGATCTTTTAAGTGGGGGACAAAAGCAACGAATTGCTATTGCTAGGGCCATTCTTAGGGACCCGAAAATATTGATCCTTGATGAAGCCACTAGTGCACTGGATGCTGAAAGTGAACACAATGTGAAG GGTGTTCTCCGATCGGTTAGAAGTGATTCTGCATCAAGGAGAAGTGTCATAGTCATTGCACACAG GCTTTCTACCATACAAGCTGCTGACAGGATTGTGGTGATGGATAGGGGTCAAATTGTTGAGGTTGGtaatttcttgatttattttgaatGCCCTAAGTATTCTTACCAATATTCCTTTTTAAACCTTATTATTCATGATATTTTCatcacctttttttttaattcattgacATTGTAA
- the LOC101506246 gene encoding ABC transporter B family member 26, chloroplastic isoform X2 — protein sequence MNMIPLLSVTHPYLLLPPPPLHRYSHHRYSHHRNHIKPLFSKPPFHFSINPIPFSSSKRILLSPPTNSSSIHNNPHASNQILHTIRKFIQFLPSIFPGGTWWNFSNDVDVHLLGQPVTVWNALAKMWELVARDRWVIFAAFSALIIAAVSEISIPHFLTASIFSAQGGDIAVFHRNVRLLILLCVTSGICSGIRGCCFGIANMILVKRMRETLYSSLLLQDISFFDNETVGDLTSRLGADCQQVSRVIGNDLNLILRNVLQGGGSLIYLLILSWPLGLCTLVICSILAAVMLRYGWYQKKAARLIQEVTASANDVAQETFSLIRTVRVYGTEEQEHGRYKWWLGKLADISLRQSAAYGFWNFSFNSLYHSTQVIAVLFGGMSILAGHITAEKLTKFILYSEWLIYSTWWVGDNVSNLMQSVGASEKVFNLMDLSPSTQFIAKGVKLQSITGHIEFVNVSFHYPSRSTVSVVQHVNFVVHPSEVVAIVGLSGSGKSTLVNLLLRLYEPTSGQILIDGVPLKDLDVKWWRERVGFVGQEPKLFRMDISSNIRYGCTRDVTQEDIEWAAKQAYAHDFISALPNGYETLVDDDLLSGGQKQRIAIARAILRDPKILILDEATSALDAESEHNVKGVLRSVRSDSASRRSVIVIAHRLSTIQAADRIVVMDRGQIVENGSHRELLLKDGLYARLTRKQADAMA from the exons ATGAATATGATTCCTCTACTCTCCGTCACACACCCTTACTTACTACTCCCACCTCCCCCCCTTCACCGCTATTCACACCACCGCTATTCACACCACCGCAACCACATCAAACCTCTTTTCTCCAAACCCCCCTTCCATTTCTCCATAAATCCAATCCCATTCTCTTCTTCCAAACGCATTCTCTTATCCCCTCCAACAAATTCCtcctccatccacaacaatccaCATGCTTCCAATCAAATTCTCCACACAATACGAAAATTTATTCAATTTCTTCCTTCGATTTTCCCCGGTGGAACCTGGTGGAACTTCTCAAATGACGTTGACGTTCACTTACTTGGTCAACCGGTTACCGTTTGGAATGCTTTGGCTAAAATGTGGGAACTTGTTGCTCGTGATAGATGGGTTATTTTCGCTGCTTTCTCTGCTCTTATTATTGCAGCT GTTTCGGAGATTTCGATACCGCATTTTTTGACGGCGTCTATATTCTCGGCACAGGGTGGGGATATTGCAGTTTTTCATCGGAATGTTCGTTTGTTGATTCTCTTGTGTGTTACTTCTGGAATTTGCAG TGGGATACGAGGTTGCTGTTTTGGCATTGCAAACATGATTCTG GTTAAGCGAATGAGAGAAACATTATACTCTTCCCTTCTCCTTCAG GATATATCGTTTTTTGACAATGAAACAGTAGGTGATTTGACGAGTAGACTTGGGGCAGATTGTCAGCAAGTTTCAAGGGTTATTGGAAATGATCTTAACTTGATATTGCGCAATGTCCTTCAG GGGGGAGGTTCATTGATCTACTTGTTGATTTTGTCTTGGCCACTTGGTTTATGTACATTGGTGATATGCTCCATATTAGCAGCGGTTATGTTACGTTATGGATG GTACCAGAAGAAGGCAGCACGGCTGATCCAAGAAGTCACTGCTTCTGCTAATGAT GTAGCTCAAGAGACATTCTCTCTTATTAGAACTGTTCGAGTTTACGGAACAGAAGAACAAGAACATGGAAG GTACAAATGGTGGCTGGGAAAATTAGCTGACATAAGCTTGCGACAAAGCGCTGCATATGGATTTTGGAATTTTAGCTTCAACTCTCTTTATCATTCAACTCAG GTTATTGCTGTGCTATTTGGAGGAATGTCAATTCTTGCGGGTCATATTACAGCAGAGAAACTTACTAAGTTTATACTATACAGTGAATGGTTAATTTATTCAACCTGGTGGGTGGGAGACAATGTATCCAATTTGATGCAATCAGTTGGAGCTAGCGAAAAAGTGTTCAACTTAATGGATCTCTCACCTAGCACCCAATTCATAGCAAAAG GAGTAAAGTTGCAGAGTATAACGGGgcatattgagtttgtaaatgtATCTTTTCACTATCCGTCAAGGTCAACG GTATCTGTAGTGCAACATGTAAACTTTGTTGTTCATCCTAGTGAGGTGGTTGCCATT GTTGGTCTTAGTGGTAGCGGGAAAAGCACATTGGTGAATCTTTTGCTCCGACTCTATGAGCCTACAAGTGGTCAG ATTTTGATAGACGGTGTCCCTCTTAAAGACTTGGATGTCAAGTGGTGGAGAGAGAGAGTCGGATTTGTGGGACAG gAACCCAAGCTATTCCGGATGGATATTAGCTCAAACATCAGATATGGATGTACCCGAGACGTAACGCAGGAGGATATTGAGTGGGCTGCGAAGCAAGCCTATGCTCATGACTTTATCTCAGCACTTCCTAATGGCTATGAAACACTTGTGGATGATGATCTTTTAAGTGGGGGACAAAAGCAACGAATTGCTATTGCTAGGGCCATTCTTAGGGACCCGAAAATATTGATCCTTGATGAAGCCACTAGTGCACTGGATGCTGAAAGTGAACACAATGTGAAG GGTGTTCTCCGATCGGTTAGAAGTGATTCTGCATCAAGGAGAAGTGTCATAGTCATTGCACACAG GCTTTCTACCATACAAGCTGCTGACAGGATTGTGGTGATGGATAGGGGTCAAATTGTTGAG AATGGAAGTCACAGGGAACTGCTCTTGAAAGATGGTTTGTACGCTCGGTTGACTAGAAAACAGGCTGATGCCATGGCATGA
- the LOC101505608 gene encoding plant intracellular Ras-group-related LRR protein 3, with the protein MLKVSEESLVESVNERVVVILRKNEEGEVVEKVDLSGIMLRILPEAFGKIKGLIVLNLSHNHLQAIPDSIAELKKLVELDVSSNLLEFLPDSIGLLINLKILNLSGNKLTALPESISLCRSLVELDASFNNLVCLPTNMSYGLINLEKLLIHLNKIRFLPASIGEMKSLRYLDVHFNELHGLPQSIGKLTNLEYLNIGSNFNDMTQIPETVGNLVNLTELDLSNNQIRELPYSFCRLEKLTKLNVDQNPIVVPPFEVVNQGTEAVKEFMAKRWLELVEEQQKNMAETQNQQAQTGWIAWGASLLNNVVEVSESVAGYFGLGKAPRASWLDQQ; encoded by the exons ATGCTGAAGGTTTCTGAGGAGAGTTTGGTGGAATCAGTGAATGAACGTGTTGTTGTGATATTGAGGAAAAATGAAGAGGGTGAGGTTGTTGAGAAGGTTGATCTTTCTGGTATTATGTTGAGGATTCTTCCTGAGGCGTTTGGGAAGATTAAAGGTTTAATTGTGCTTAATTTGTCTCATAATCACTTACAG GCGATTCCGGATTCGATAGCAGAACTAAAAAAGCTTGTGGAGCTTGATGTTTCGTCTAATCTTTTAGAGTTTTTACCAGACTCCATTGGATTGTTAATCAATCTAAAGATCCTTAATCTGTCAGGGAACAAGCTAACTGCTCTTCCAGAATCCATTTCTCTTTGCAG GTCACTAGTTGAACTGGATGCAAGTTTTAACAACTTAGTGTGTCTGCCAACAAACATGAGCTATGGACTCATTAACCTTGAGAAGCTCTTGATTCATTTAAACAAGATACGATTTCTTCCTGCATCGATTGGAGAAATGAAATCTCTCAGATATCTTGATGTTCATTTCAATGAGCTTCATGGCTTACCTCAATCAATTGGAAAGCTAACAAATCTTGAATATCTAAACATAGGCAGTAATTTCAATGACATGACACAGATTCCTGAAACAGTTGGCAATCTGGTTAACTTAACAGAACTAGACCTCAGCAACAACCAGATCAGAGAACTTCCTTACTCGTTTTGCAGGCTTGAAAAACTAACAAAGCTGAATGTGGATCAGAATCCGATCGTCGTTCCCCCGTTCGAAGTTGTTAATCAAGGAACTGAGGCTGTCAAGGAGTTCATGGCTAAGAGGTGGCTTGAACTTGTTGAAGAGCAACAGAAAAACATGGCTGAAACTCAAAATCAGCAAGCGCAGACAGGATGGATAGCGTGGGGAGCCTCATTGTTGAATAATGTTGTCGAGGTTTCTGAAAGCGTTGCGGGATATTTTGGCCTTGGAAAAGCTCCTAGAGCCTCATGGTTGGATCAACAGTAG
- the LOC101505933 gene encoding uncharacterized protein — protein sequence MFGPSQPASDTPNSTIKFFCSYGGKILPRYPDGKLRYLGGHTRVLSVDRSVPFSELLSKLEELCASSVTHLRCQLPAEDLDALVSITSDEDLANLIEEYDRTSLPQLPLKIKVFISPPRFSNKVSTPPLLSLSKSASSSISSSSSVSSTSSSSSYSSLTGGGSGQMYTTAPPVFYRCVHHMSPRTENHGNDERSSGRNIPLQRNGNSYHAQGNTGENYLIHNGNHWQ from the exons ATGTTCGGACCCTCCCAACCCGCTTCGGACACTCCCAATTCCACTATCAAATTCTTCTGTAGCTACGGCGGTAAAATCCTCCCCCGTTACCCCGACGGCAAACTCCGCTACCTCGGCGGTCATACTCGCGTCCTCTCCGTCGATCGCTCCGTTCCATTTTCTG AACTGCTTTCGAAGCTGGAAGAACTCTGCGCTTCGTCCGTGACGCACCTTCGCTGTCAATTACCCGCCGAAGATCTCGACGCTTTGGTTTCCATAACCTCCGACGAAGATCTCGCCAATTTAATCGAAGAATACGATCGTACCTCGTTGCCGCAATTACCGTTGAAGATTAAAGTGTTCATTTCGCCGCCGAGATTTTCGAACAAGGTTTCCACACCTCCGTTATTGTCTCTGTCAAAATCAGCATCTTCCTCTATCTCATCCTCCTCCTCCGTGTCGTCGAcgtcttcttcttcatcgtATTCTAGCCTTACTGGTGGCGGTTCCGGCCAGATGTATACGACGGCGCCGCCGGTATTTTACCGCTGTGTTCATCATATGTCGCCGCGGACGGAGAATCATGGCAACGATGAGAGATCTTCTGGGAGGAATATTCCCCTGCAGCGGAACGGAAACAGTTACCATGCTCAGGGAAACACCGGTGAAAATTATCTGATCCACAACGGAAACCACTGGCAATAA
- the LOC101505281 gene encoding protein DMR6-LIKE OXYGENASE 1-like gives MNFNLNFFKKMKSFQLANESSPLSLTPQFILPEHKRPHLSEVTSLDSIPIIDLSYIDENPCSSLEVAHKISKACEEFGFFQIVNHGVPEQICNKMMKAIDDLFELPAEQRDILFSTDHAKNIKLVNYYLQVEGGEKVKMWSECFSHPWYPIHDVIQLLPENFGAQYREAFTEYAKEIDALVRRLLSLLSIGLGLEDDYLLKKLGEQPRLRAQANFYPPCPDPELTLGLLDHTDSNALTVLLQSQVSGLQVNKDGKWISVPSIPNAFVINLADQIQVLSNGRYKSVNHRVVTNKARSRVSMAMFYGPNPDTIIGPIQELIDEEHPPRYRNYRFSEFLEEFFNQQGTRRMIKEVFELPFNQAV, from the exons ATGAACttcaatctaaatttttttaagaagatGAAGTCTTTCCAATTAGCCAATGAATCTTCTCCCCTTTCCTTAACTCCTCAGTTTATTCTCCCAGAACACAAAAGACCACACCTTTCAGAGGTTACTTCATTAGACTCAATTCCCATAATTGATTTGAGTTACATAGATGAAAACCCTTGTTCATCCTTGGAAGTGGCTCACAAGATTTCAAAGGCTTGTGAGGAATTTGGTTTCTTCCAAATTGTGAACCATGGTGTTCCTGAACAAATTTGCAATAAAATGATGAAAGCAATTGATGACCTTTTTGAGTTGCCAGCAGAGCAAAGAGACATTCTGTTTTCAACAGATCATGCCAAGAATATAAAATTGgttaattattatcttcaagTTGAAGGTGGAGAAAAGGTTAAGATGTGGAGTGAATGTTTTAGTCATCCATGGTATCCTATTCATGATGTCATTCAACTTCTACCTGAAAATTTTGGAGCTCAATACAG AGAGGCTTTTACTGAATATGCAAAGGAGATTGATGCATTGGTGAGAAGGCTTTTGAGTTTGTTATCAATAGGGCTAGGCTTAGAGGATGATTATTTGTTGAAGAAGCTAGGTGAGCAGCCAAGACTAAGAGCACAAGCAAATTTCTATCCACCATGTCCAGATCCAGAGTTGACTTTGGGTCTCCTTGACCATACTGATAGCAATGCTCTCACTGTCCTTTTGCAATCACAAGTTTCTGGCCTTCAAGTTAACAAAGATGGGAAATGGATTTCTGTACCTTCTATTCCTAATGCTTTTGTCATCAATCTAGCTGATCAAATTCAG GTTCTAAGCAATGGAAGATACAAAAGTGTGAATCACAGGGTTGTTACCAACAAAGCGCGTTCACGAGTGTCGATGGCCATGTTTTATGGACCGAACCCTGACACGATAATTGGGCCTATTCAAGAATTGATAGATGAAGAGCATCCTCCAAGGTATCGAAACTATCGCTTCTCTGAGTTTCTTGAAGAATTTTTTAACCAACAAGGAACTAGGAGAATGATCAAGGAAGTCTTTGAGTTGCCATTTAATCAAGCTGTTTAA
- the LOC101506246 gene encoding ABC transporter B family member 26, chloroplastic isoform X3, translating into MGYFRCFLCSYYCSCFGDFDTAFFDGVYILGTGWGYCSFSSECSFVDSLVCYFWNLQVKIFGIRGCCFGIANMILVKRMRETLYSSLLLQDISFFDNETVGDLTSRLGADCQQVSRVIGNDLNLILRNVLQGGGSLIYLLILSWPLGLCTLVICSILAAVMLRYGWYQKKAARLIQEVTASANDVAQETFSLIRTVRVYGTEEQEHGRYKWWLGKLADISLRQSAAYGFWNFSFNSLYHSTQVIAVLFGGMSILAGHITAEKLTKFILYSEWLIYSTWWVGDNVSNLMQSVGASEKVFNLMDLSPSTQFIAKGVKLQSITGHIEFVNVSFHYPSRSTVSVVQHVNFVVHPSEVVAIVGLSGSGKSTLVNLLLRLYEPTSGQILIDGVPLKDLDVKWWRERVGFVGQEPKLFRMDISSNIRYGCTRDVTQEDIEWAAKQAYAHDFISALPNGYETLVDDDLLSGGQKQRIAIARAILRDPKILILDEATSALDAESEHNVKGVLRSVRSDSASRRSVIVIAHRLSTIQAADRIVVMDRGQIVEVGNFLIYFECPKYSYQYSFLNLIIHDIFITFFFNSLTL; encoded by the exons ATGGGTTATTTTCGCTGCTTTCTCTGCTCTTATTATTGCAGCT GTTTCGGAGATTTCGATACCGCATTTTTTGACGGCGTCTATATTCTCGGCACAGGGTGGGGATATTGCAGTTTTTCATCGGAATGTTCGTTTGTTGATTCTCTTGTGTGTTACTTCTGGAATTTGCAGGTCAAAATCTT TGGGATACGAGGTTGCTGTTTTGGCATTGCAAACATGATTCTG GTTAAGCGAATGAGAGAAACATTATACTCTTCCCTTCTCCTTCAG GATATATCGTTTTTTGACAATGAAACAGTAGGTGATTTGACGAGTAGACTTGGGGCAGATTGTCAGCAAGTTTCAAGGGTTATTGGAAATGATCTTAACTTGATATTGCGCAATGTCCTTCAG GGGGGAGGTTCATTGATCTACTTGTTGATTTTGTCTTGGCCACTTGGTTTATGTACATTGGTGATATGCTCCATATTAGCAGCGGTTATGTTACGTTATGGATG GTACCAGAAGAAGGCAGCACGGCTGATCCAAGAAGTCACTGCTTCTGCTAATGAT GTAGCTCAAGAGACATTCTCTCTTATTAGAACTGTTCGAGTTTACGGAACAGAAGAACAAGAACATGGAAG GTACAAATGGTGGCTGGGAAAATTAGCTGACATAAGCTTGCGACAAAGCGCTGCATATGGATTTTGGAATTTTAGCTTCAACTCTCTTTATCATTCAACTCAG GTTATTGCTGTGCTATTTGGAGGAATGTCAATTCTTGCGGGTCATATTACAGCAGAGAAACTTACTAAGTTTATACTATACAGTGAATGGTTAATTTATTCAACCTGGTGGGTGGGAGACAATGTATCCAATTTGATGCAATCAGTTGGAGCTAGCGAAAAAGTGTTCAACTTAATGGATCTCTCACCTAGCACCCAATTCATAGCAAAAG GAGTAAAGTTGCAGAGTATAACGGGgcatattgagtttgtaaatgtATCTTTTCACTATCCGTCAAGGTCAACG GTATCTGTAGTGCAACATGTAAACTTTGTTGTTCATCCTAGTGAGGTGGTTGCCATT GTTGGTCTTAGTGGTAGCGGGAAAAGCACATTGGTGAATCTTTTGCTCCGACTCTATGAGCCTACAAGTGGTCAG ATTTTGATAGACGGTGTCCCTCTTAAAGACTTGGATGTCAAGTGGTGGAGAGAGAGAGTCGGATTTGTGGGACAG gAACCCAAGCTATTCCGGATGGATATTAGCTCAAACATCAGATATGGATGTACCCGAGACGTAACGCAGGAGGATATTGAGTGGGCTGCGAAGCAAGCCTATGCTCATGACTTTATCTCAGCACTTCCTAATGGCTATGAAACACTTGTGGATGATGATCTTTTAAGTGGGGGACAAAAGCAACGAATTGCTATTGCTAGGGCCATTCTTAGGGACCCGAAAATATTGATCCTTGATGAAGCCACTAGTGCACTGGATGCTGAAAGTGAACACAATGTGAAG GGTGTTCTCCGATCGGTTAGAAGTGATTCTGCATCAAGGAGAAGTGTCATAGTCATTGCACACAG GCTTTCTACCATACAAGCTGCTGACAGGATTGTGGTGATGGATAGGGGTCAAATTGTTGAGGTTGGtaatttcttgatttattttgaatGCCCTAAGTATTCTTACCAATATTCCTTTTTAAACCTTATTATTCATGATATTTTCatcacctttttttttaattcattgacATTGTAA